From Mycolicibacterium nivoides, a single genomic window includes:
- a CDS encoding VOC family protein — protein MITEIRLQSNNGERTAAFWSAIFDVAAEDLGPDRWGLHSWRISPAAAPAVVVSTARVVETISRHIDITVVVDAGASDRLRALGFEVADDGSQAVDVNGTDSTVFLVTPDPISPDFYEDDPDDGKVHAAELMRRSPDAAAASPTRLSLMVIYVPAPRVELAAKFYAAILNVEPVREQHGGPEHWSVSRGSLTIELYPVGDRIHTSSRFEFAEDAVGAVARLTDRAFALPERTPDGRGWWCRDPCGNTVILLP, from the coding sequence GTGATCACGGAGATCAGGCTCCAGTCGAACAACGGCGAGCGCACCGCTGCGTTCTGGTCCGCGATCTTCGACGTGGCGGCGGAGGATCTCGGTCCCGATCGTTGGGGACTCCACAGCTGGCGCATCAGCCCGGCGGCTGCGCCCGCCGTGGTCGTGTCCACTGCGCGGGTGGTCGAGACCATCTCCCGGCACATCGACATCACCGTCGTGGTGGACGCCGGTGCATCGGATCGGCTGCGCGCGTTGGGATTCGAGGTTGCGGACGACGGAAGCCAGGCCGTCGACGTGAACGGGACCGACTCCACCGTGTTCTTGGTGACTCCCGACCCGATCAGCCCAGACTTCTACGAGGACGACCCAGATGACGGGAAAGTCCACGCCGCCGAGCTGATGCGTCGATCGCCGGATGCTGCCGCCGCCTCGCCAACGCGGTTGTCGCTCATGGTGATCTACGTGCCCGCTCCCCGCGTGGAGCTCGCGGCGAAGTTCTACGCGGCGATCCTCAACGTCGAACCGGTGCGGGAACAGCACGGTGGGCCCGAGCACTGGTCGGTGTCTCGCGGCAGCCTCACGATCGAGCTGTATCCCGTGGGCGACCGGATCCACACCAGCAGCCGCTTCGAGTTCGCCGAAGATGCCGTGGGTGCCGTCGCGAGGCTGACGGACCGGGCGTTCGCGCTCCCGGAGCGCACCCCGGATGGGCGCGGCTGGTGGTGCCGTGACCCGTGCGGGAACACCGTGATCCTGCTGCCGTAG
- a CDS encoding helix-turn-helix domain-containing protein: MRMLSVPELSERLDVCPNTVRAMLKRQDLPSIRIGGRYYRVREADLEAFMAGGTAPANAA, encoded by the coding sequence ATGAGGATGCTCAGCGTGCCGGAGCTCTCCGAGCGTCTTGACGTGTGCCCCAACACCGTCCGCGCCATGCTCAAGCGCCAGGATCTTCCCTCGATCCGGATCGGCGGCCGCTACTACAGGGTCCGCGAGGCCGACCTGGAGGCCTTCATGGCCGGCGGTACCGCCCCCGCGAACGCCGCCTGA
- a CDS encoding S1 family peptidase, translated as MSRKTGFAIAAVAAAAAVISACSTATGGQPVAVPASPSATVAGAEGADPSAGVESTWLTIPAEQAAAAPKRIDLTQTASGARCTAGPAVAATSTPTQRGFVAAGHCDEVPGSAVSAGGESVEPYTDTRRGDRGVTVTWGTSNAPPTVAGGEFRVAGVLKQDVVQRLKQHTPVCMDGTISGVRCGTVVENDETGIYLDLSIERGDSGAPLFLVSDRGTATLIGIVEQRSSGFTFGAYLDPLLDELGAKVLTARTAAVDPRTDPRYSDAVTVAQ; from the coding sequence ATGAGCAGGAAGACCGGGTTCGCGATCGCCGCCGTGGCAGCCGCCGCGGCGGTGATATCGGCGTGCTCGACGGCGACCGGCGGGCAACCGGTTGCGGTGCCGGCGTCCCCGAGCGCGACGGTGGCGGGTGCGGAGGGTGCCGACCCCTCGGCCGGCGTTGAGAGCACCTGGCTGACTATCCCCGCTGAGCAGGCCGCCGCGGCACCGAAGCGGATCGACCTCACGCAGACGGCTTCCGGGGCGCGCTGCACCGCGGGGCCGGCCGTCGCGGCGACATCTACCCCCACGCAGCGAGGCTTCGTCGCCGCGGGGCACTGTGACGAGGTACCCGGCTCCGCCGTCTCGGCCGGCGGAGAGTCCGTCGAGCCATACACCGACACTCGACGCGGAGACCGCGGCGTCACCGTCACGTGGGGAACGTCGAACGCTCCGCCGACTGTGGCCGGTGGCGAGTTCAGGGTCGCGGGCGTGCTGAAGCAAGACGTCGTGCAGCGCCTGAAGCAGCACACGCCCGTGTGCATGGACGGGACGATCAGCGGCGTCCGATGCGGAACAGTGGTCGAGAACGACGAGACCGGCATCTACCTCGATCTCTCCATCGAGCGCGGTGACTCCGGCGCTCCGCTGTTCCTCGTCAGCGACCGCGGTACCGCCACCCTGATCGGCATCGTGGAGCAGCGCTCCAGCGGTTTCACCTTCGGGGCCTACTTGGACCCGCTCCTCGACGAGCTCGGCGCGAAGGTGCTCACCGCTCGAACCGCCGCGGTCGATCCGCGTACGGATCCGCGGTACTCCGACGCTGTAACCGTTGCTCAGTAA
- a CDS encoding DNA-binding protein, which translates to MSGTIRRPAPGGDTFITRPAAAHLRGVSRRRIDTLIQRRELPAYQVGKHVMLLEGDVLTVDLPTAPPEGYVTRYAAAKAIGCTHRAVGLMVARGDLPAETINGRVYLREADVRAYAEPKRISPKEKP; encoded by the coding sequence GTGAGCGGCACCATCCGCCGCCCAGCACCCGGCGGCGACACCTTCATCACCCGCCCCGCGGCGGCGCACCTCCGTGGAGTGTCCCGGCGCCGGATCGACACCCTCATCCAGCGGCGGGAGCTCCCGGCCTACCAGGTCGGCAAGCACGTGATGCTGCTCGAGGGCGATGTCCTCACCGTCGACCTGCCGACCGCGCCGCCCGAGGGCTACGTGACCAGGTACGCCGCCGCGAAGGCCATCGGCTGCACTCACCGGGCGGTGGGGCTCATGGTGGCGCGCGGAGATCTGCCGGCCGAGACCATCAACGGCCGCGTGTACCTGCGCGAGGCCGATGTGCGCGCGTACGCCGAGCCGAAGCGGATCAGCCCGAAGGAGAAGCCGTGA
- a CDS encoding phosphotransferase enzyme family protein, with the protein MHPPTALPDQLADVVRAAWGIDGGPTVSLSGGQEAAVLRCGHHVIKVGAVFRRDDDLTWCGAVAAFVAQHVPEVLAPVPSVDGRTVVRVGDHPVTVWPYAEGRPGNDTVAAQRRAAAELLARVHVALAAAELPPPPPRANPAAATPDLDDPDLDDWLADFGARATAQLVHGDFYADNVLVDSHGRVAALLDWDETTQASAEWELAGAAWEWGGCRATLDLSTAEHFIELYLAAGGTANRLDDVALRQLIRHRIRGEVAYDRATAAACTPDPEDAEYQARQLQAFHELRPASR; encoded by the coding sequence ATGCACCCGCCAACGGCGCTACCGGACCAGCTGGCTGACGTGGTGCGTGCGGCGTGGGGCATCGACGGCGGGCCCACGGTCTCGCTGTCCGGCGGACAGGAGGCGGCCGTTTTACGCTGCGGTCACCACGTGATCAAGGTGGGCGCCGTGTTCCGTCGCGACGACGACCTCACCTGGTGCGGCGCCGTCGCAGCCTTCGTGGCCCAGCACGTTCCCGAAGTGCTCGCCCCGGTTCCATCAGTCGATGGGCGCACGGTGGTGCGGGTCGGTGATCACCCCGTCACCGTCTGGCCCTACGCCGAGGGACGCCCCGGCAACGACACCGTCGCTGCGCAGCGACGCGCCGCAGCGGAGCTGCTCGCGCGAGTACATGTCGCACTGGCCGCCGCAGAACTCCCTCCGCCCCCACCACGAGCGAATCCGGCCGCCGCGACACCCGACCTCGACGACCCCGACCTTGACGACTGGCTCGCCGACTTCGGCGCCCGCGCCACCGCGCAGCTCGTCCATGGCGACTTCTACGCCGACAACGTCCTCGTCGACTCGCACGGACGCGTCGCCGCGCTCCTGGACTGGGACGAGACGACACAGGCGAGCGCCGAGTGGGAGCTGGCCGGAGCGGCGTGGGAGTGGGGCGGCTGCCGGGCCACCCTCGACCTGTCCACCGCCGAACACTTCATCGAGCTGTATCTGGCGGCGGGTGGCACCGCGAACCGGCTCGACGATGTCGCCCTGCGGCAGCTGATCAGGCACCGCATCCGCGGCGAGGTCGCATACGACCGCGCCACCGCGGCGGCCTGCACCCCCGACCCCGAGGACGCCGAGTACCAGGCCCGCCAACTGCAGGCGTTCCACGAACTGCGCCCGGCAAGCCGGTAG
- a CDS encoding glutaredoxin family protein, translating into MTITVLTQPGCAACTWVTRTLDAEGLPYQLRDVRSDPAGADLLRGIYARLRPDMHPATPVTILGDDGVVFGPDIRSRLRELRQAAAA; encoded by the coding sequence ATGACGATCACCGTCCTGACACAGCCCGGGTGCGCCGCTTGCACGTGGGTGACCCGCACGCTCGACGCCGAGGGCCTGCCCTACCAGCTGCGGGACGTGCGCAGTGACCCTGCCGGTGCCGACCTGCTCCGAGGCATCTACGCCCGCCTCCGACCCGACATGCACCCGGCCACGCCCGTGACGATCCTCGGAGACGACGGCGTGGTGTTCGGCCCGGACATCCGATCGCGTCTGCGTGAGTTGCGTCAGGCGGCCGCGGCGTGA
- a CDS encoding AAA family ATPase, which yields MMAYPANLANLTHDTPATAARMDYLGATAAGTHTAEELAALSRLADEADAVIYTPVTAPAEPSSAAPPDTLAAWRPYIPEHINQSFAPVEGSACACPNNGKVALHVEGCSQGVAGKAQAIDTDFCAEYDLPLNAPIDPVVLGAALRGITVQGLADVMLWEAEDREFAAVLQRDRTPEELAVRAANREAYDRDPAVREEFDRDQAESEAAEEEADALFETLRKRMSVEAYDQLFDDLDVSDPDAVLSRLRAEVAALPDVADAASVPPAPTEAFTVPPAPGATVPTAPTAGAAPIPELVPLTPEEAVLAEAMNARLIEQTTLTTDLAAYLRRMPDDDAVQAEIKALMGMTLADRAEAIEAAKTGQLTRLGLRAAYLSAMAPGSKQNWLRLREGAAAAWATTDLEPLSDADLDRLLDAEPPTPTIGNGLFYDRGLHVLAGPGGCGKTWVALAACVTSVPAVHVGDAAGGPAAVYLDLDQNLELYPRLRDLGLSRTAMKRREVVAMNVGALAAERGEGTVACLRSIIDGLTETPPRVVIIDSLTRVMAESGEDSNDSDGITRVLNMLNRLAAVCCVIVLDHVGHAEPDRPSGAAAKINAARVVLTMKPIESDADDYPNTVAAAVVVRTKDRDGGMRRHLAPGDRAPRPDLGLVTVDRDEENSGHTEVRFIPASTVAAAKERRESDEGVAVAHEAHDAILTAVRGAKEALSSNRIEELVWPLFASRKGFTKADFRAVIRHMTDTSMELVADGSGRGGGKRYTAAE from the coding sequence ATGATGGCATACCCCGCCAATCTCGCAAACCTCACGCACGACACGCCGGCCACCGCGGCCCGCATGGACTACCTCGGCGCGACGGCCGCCGGAACCCACACTGCGGAGGAGCTCGCCGCGCTGAGTCGGCTCGCAGACGAGGCCGACGCGGTGATCTACACCCCCGTCACCGCTCCAGCCGAGCCGTCGTCTGCGGCGCCCCCGGACACGCTCGCCGCGTGGAGGCCGTACATCCCCGAGCACATCAACCAGTCGTTCGCACCGGTCGAAGGAAGCGCGTGCGCCTGCCCGAACAACGGGAAGGTGGCCCTCCATGTCGAGGGCTGCTCCCAGGGTGTGGCGGGCAAGGCGCAGGCCATCGACACCGACTTCTGCGCGGAGTACGACCTGCCGCTCAACGCGCCCATCGACCCCGTCGTGCTCGGAGCTGCCCTGCGCGGCATCACGGTGCAGGGCCTCGCCGACGTGATGCTCTGGGAGGCCGAAGACCGTGAGTTCGCCGCCGTGCTCCAGCGCGACCGGACGCCGGAGGAGCTGGCGGTCCGAGCTGCGAACCGCGAGGCCTACGACCGCGATCCCGCTGTCCGCGAAGAGTTCGACAGGGACCAGGCCGAGTCCGAGGCTGCCGAGGAAGAAGCAGACGCGTTGTTCGAGACGCTGCGCAAGCGGATGAGCGTGGAGGCGTACGACCAACTGTTCGACGACCTCGACGTGAGCGATCCCGACGCCGTGCTGTCCCGGCTGCGCGCAGAGGTGGCGGCGCTGCCGGATGTCGCCGACGCCGCGTCGGTTCCTCCCGCCCCGACTGAGGCGTTCACGGTCCCGCCGGCGCCGGGGGCCACTGTGCCCACGGCTCCGACCGCCGGCGCGGCGCCGATCCCGGAACTGGTTCCGCTCACCCCGGAGGAGGCCGTCCTCGCGGAAGCGATGAACGCGCGTCTCATCGAACAGACAACCCTGACCACCGACCTCGCCGCCTACCTGCGCAGGATGCCCGACGACGACGCTGTTCAGGCGGAGATCAAAGCGCTCATGGGCATGACCCTCGCGGACCGGGCAGAGGCCATCGAAGCCGCGAAGACGGGTCAGCTCACCCGGCTCGGTCTGCGGGCGGCGTACCTGTCGGCCATGGCCCCCGGGTCAAAGCAGAACTGGCTCCGGCTCCGCGAGGGAGCCGCCGCCGCGTGGGCCACCACTGATCTCGAGCCGCTGAGCGACGCCGACCTCGACCGCCTCCTCGACGCGGAGCCTCCGACGCCGACCATCGGCAACGGGCTGTTCTACGACCGCGGACTGCACGTGCTGGCGGGCCCGGGTGGCTGCGGCAAGACCTGGGTGGCGCTCGCGGCCTGTGTCACGTCGGTCCCTGCAGTGCACGTCGGCGACGCCGCCGGCGGCCCGGCCGCGGTCTACCTCGACCTCGACCAGAACCTCGAGCTCTACCCGCGACTGCGGGATCTGGGCCTGTCGCGCACCGCGATGAAGCGCCGCGAGGTGGTGGCGATGAACGTCGGGGCGCTCGCTGCGGAGCGAGGCGAAGGGACGGTGGCCTGCCTCCGGTCGATCATCGACGGGCTCACCGAGACCCCGCCGCGCGTGGTGATCATCGACTCCCTGACGCGAGTGATGGCGGAGAGCGGGGAGGACTCCAACGACAGCGACGGGATCACCCGCGTGCTGAACATGCTGAACCGACTGGCCGCGGTCTGCTGCGTCATCGTCCTCGACCACGTCGGGCACGCGGAGCCTGATCGGCCGTCGGGCGCGGCGGCGAAGATCAACGCGGCCCGCGTCGTGCTGACCATGAAGCCGATCGAGTCTGACGCGGACGACTACCCCAACACCGTGGCCGCGGCGGTGGTGGTCCGGACGAAGGACCGCGACGGCGGGATGAGGAGGCACCTGGCACCTGGCGACCGCGCGCCGCGGCCCGATCTGGGGCTCGTCACGGTCGACCGGGACGAGGAGAACAGCGGCCACACCGAGGTGCGGTTCATCCCGGCATCCACGGTCGCGGCGGCGAAGGAACGCCGCGAGTCCGACGAGGGCGTGGCCGTCGCGCACGAGGCGCACGATGCGATCCTCACGGCGGTGCGTGGTGCCAAGGAAGCGCTCTCCTCGAACCGGATCGAGGAGCTCGTGTGGCCGCTGTTCGCCTCGCGGAAGGGGTTCACCAAGGCCGACTTCCGCGCCGTGATCCGACACATGACCGACACCAGCATGGAGCTTGTCGCAGATGGGTCGGGCCGCGGTGGCGGGAAGCGGTATACGGCCGCCGAGTGA